The Pseudobdellovibrionaceae bacterium genome segment CGTTTCCTTCGGGAAAGTTAGTTGAAAATCTCGATTTCGTCCAATTAGCTACAAAAGTTACTCGATAAGTTGCATCTGCGTTAGCATCTCTATCAGAAAAGTTCATAGCCTCACAAGAAGTTATAAAAAATAACAATACAAAAATAATTTTCACAATATGCATAAAACCCCTTAAATTATATTTTTTACTCTATTAAATTAAGTATCTAATTATATAAAAAAAGGGTTCAAGGCAATCGTTTTGTAAAAAATTTAAGGTTTTACTCCCGCAAAAGGCACTCCAGATAATTCGTGCATACTTTTTTTCCATGTAACCAAGTCTTCTAAGGCAAATTGGTTTAAATGGGTATGCCCACAAGCGCGAGCTAATATCTTCATTAAGTGTACACTAGAGTCTAAATAATTTTGTAAGCGCTTAGCCGAGGCTTGCACAATTAAGCGTTCGCGCAAATGCACTTTTTGTGTAGCAATTCCAACAGGACAGTTGTTACTATGACAAGCTCTCATGCCCAAACAACCAATGGCCTGTAATGCCGAGTTAGATAAAGCAATAGCGTCTGCACCCATGGCCAAAGCTTTTGTAAAATCTTCTGCCACTCGCAAACCTCCCGTTATAACTAAACTTACATCTTTACACTTTAAACTATCTAAATGTCTTCGTGCCCTGCCCAAAGCGGGTATAGTTGGTACCGAAATATTATCTCTAAACAAAGTTGGCGCAGCACCTGTTCCCCCACCTCTTCCATCTAAAATAATATAATCTACTCCCACCTCTAAAGCCGCATCGATATCTTTTTCAATGTGTTGAGCCGATAATTTATAACCAATGGGAATTCCTCCCGTGGCTTGTTTAACTTGATCGGCAAAAGCTTTAATTTCTTTCGTCTTAGTCCAATCAGGAAAACGCGCAGGAGAAATAGCATCTTCTCCCACCTGTAAACCCCTTACTTCTGCAATTTTTCCTACTACTTTATTTCCTGGGAGGTGTCCGCCTGTTCCTGTTTTTGCACCTTGCCCTCCCTTAAAGTGAAAAGCTTGGCATTGTTTTACCTTGTCCATATTAAAACCAAAACGACCCGAAGCTAATTCATAAAAATAACGCGAATTAGCCGCTTGTTCTTCGGGCAACATTCCTCCCTCGCCGCTACAAATACCTGTTCCAGATTGCTCGGCCCCTAAAGCTAAAGCCACTTTTGCTTCTTCCGACAAAGCTCCAAAACTCATGTCAGAAATAAAAAGAGGGATTTTTAGCACTAAAGGTTTTTTTGCCTTAGGCCCAATCACCACTTCTGAACCCACAGGAACATCATCCAATTGGGGTGCCTTAGATAATTGTGCAGTTATAAATTGAATATCTTTCCAACTGGGTAGCTCGGTAAGGGGAACTCCCATTGCCGACATAGCTCCATGGTGACCTAGTTTTTTTAATCCATTTTTAGCTAAAGCTTGAATTTGACTATTAAATGGTTCTTCGGGAGTGCCGTGAAAATCTTGATAATTGCCTAAGTATTCTTCTCTATTATAAGGTTGAGGGTTTTTTTCTTGCCATTGAAAAATTTCTTCTTCATCGACCCAAACAGAATCTCCATCTACTCCACCAGTAAATTTATGTAATGTTTCGCTATTGTCATACTCACTAACGCCCGTGTCGTAACGGTAATCCCAATTATGAACACCACAAATTAAATTATCTCCCTTAATATGCCCATCAGCTAATAGTGCGCCTCTATGATGACATCTTCCATATAAAACAGAAATATTTTTATCATAACGAACAATAACTAAATCGACATTGGCTACTAAAGCATAGTAAGGTTGACGATCTTTAATTTCTGAATATTTAGCTATTACTTTTTTTTTCATGTTTTCCTTTTTATTAAAATATTTATTAATTTTAAGAGGTGTAGTTGCTTATAAATTAATGCGCTTAATGCTGTTTTTTTTCATTTTATAAAACCATAAGTCACCCCATCTTTGCACCTCTCCTTGAAGTTGAACTTGGTCTCCAACAAAAGGTAAAATGGATTCTAATACAGCTTGACCATTTTCATCTAATAATAAATAAAATCTTTCTTTAAATAATTGATCTTGTACTAATAGCGCAGGAGGAATTCCTCCCTTAATGCATAAAGTGGCGCAAGCTTTATGCGTTTTGCCAAGGCCGGGTTTCATAGCGCCAACATAACACTTTGGGTCTATCACTTCGCCTTGCAAAGTTTTTAAACCAAAACTTTTTTTAAAAATAGTTTTAGAAATAGTGGGTTTGGTTTTTAAAGCAACAATGGCCTCTTTTCCATCTAAAATGTTAAAAACAAAGCGACCTTCATAGTGAGTCATAATACCAGTTAATTTTACCCATTGATTGTGCAAGCCTTTTACTCGATTTTTAATTCCTCTTTTATCCATGGCTGTTAAAATGGCCGTGTAAACTTTGGATTGGTGTTTAAATCGAGCTAAAACATAAGGCTTAGTTAATAACCAAGCCTTTACAGTAATGGCTGTTTTTCCTGTGGGGTCCCAACCTTTTCCCTTATTAGGCGCATTTTTATAACTGGATAAAACATAACTCAATACCAATAGGGCTACAAAAAGAAAGGGTAAAAATAGTTTTAAAAAGCGCGAATACTTTTTGGGAAGAGCTAGGTAACCAACAAAAAAAGTTTGTTCTTTGTTCATCTTTTTCCTTTATGTATTTTTTAAACAGGGCTTAGTTATGTTTTCTTTATCAAAAGAAGAAGGGTCAATATACACTCCTTCGCCCTCTGGTTGATAAAATACATACACCATATTATTTTCTATTTTTGTTTTGTAAGTAGCTACTTTTTCTTTAAAAGGAGGAGGGCTTTGCCCGTCTTCGGGGCGATACTGCCAACCATGCCAAGGGCAAGTAATACAACCATCTATCACCCGCCCCTCACTTAAAGGCCCACCTTGGTGTGCACACAAATCGGTAACGGCACTAAAACCTTTTTCGTGTTTAAATACCGCAATTCTTTCGCCAGTGGGTGCTTTAACCATTTTCGCTTTATTCATTGTAAAATTACTAACATCACACACTTGTAACCAATTATCTTTTTGATTAAATATTTGTTTATCTTTACTGTGTTCTTTCCAAAAAGTTAGTAAGTGTGCACTAATCACCGCAGTTACTCCCACTCCCATTATCCAAACATAAATAAAATCTTGTTCGGATTGCATAACCCCTAAAGCCACATGAATAACCACAAAAGCATATACAAAATAAATGCCCATATGAATAGACTTCCAAACATCACGACCTAAGTTTTTTTGCCAAAAATCATGACTAATAGAAGCTAATACCAATAATACAAACAATGCTAGTAAACCAAATAGCTCGAAAGGAAAAGAAGTAAAACTAGTATATTCTGAGCTACTAGTTAATAAGGATAAAAAAGGGTTTATACTTCCAAAACTGTGATAAAAAAAAGTCACTAAAGCGCCATGAAAAAGGGCTAAAAAAGCGGTCATCACTCCAAGGTGTCTACGGTTATACAACAAAACCGCAAAAATAGAATTTAATCGAGCAAGAGGGCCAATTAATAAAATAATATGCAAAAGAATTAAAGAACAACTACCAAAAGCTCTAATTAAAATAATTATACTGCTAAACTGTTGGTCTTTAGGAAAAGTGATCGTACTAAATACAGAATACGCAGCTAAGTAAATAACAATAAAAGCTAAAGCAATAAAATCATAATATTTTTTTTGCTTGTTCCAATGTACGGGAAAATATTGTGTACTCATAATTAATTACTTTTTTGAGAGGTTAATTGACCCAAATCTTGAGGAATAGGTTTTGGTCGTAAAATCACTGCCAGCACTAATACCAAAACAATAAGAATAGATAAACTTACCCATAAACGACCATGCCATAAACGGTGACGACTTTTCATAATTTCCTTTTGTTAATAATGTACAGTAAGTACGGCCACAATAATATAGAAGCTGGCAATAAAAATAAACGAAACATTGGGCTAGAGACTTTTACCAAAGCATCCATTTTATGAATGGCTTTTAACAAGAAAAAAATAGAAAACACCACTCCCAAAGAAAAATAAATACCCATTGCATATAAAAAGATACTTGCCATACTTACCCTTTAAAAAATTTAAGACCCTTATTTATCACCACATCTTTTCTATAAAAAAACCTGTGGCTTTGCTTTATTAAAATAACCTAAATTACTAAAAAAACAAGAGATTCTGTTATTTATTATTTATACAATTGCTGTAAATACAAGCTAAATCTTTTTCTTAAAAATAAGCAGCTTATAGCTTTTGTGCCTAGACAAATTCACTGCTTCCGTTTATAGAAAGTTATACATTATTTAAAAAGGTATAAATATGAAAAACTCCTCCTCTACAACATCTAAAGTGTATGAAAATGCCGAAGCAGCCATTGCAGATATTACTAGTAATACAAATATATTAGTTGGTGGATTTGGACTTTGTGGAATTCCCGAAAATTTAATTAATGCTTTAAGTAAGAAAAAAGAAATAACCGGACTAACTTGTATTTCTAATAATGCGGGAGTAGATGATTTTGGCTTAGGCTTACTATTAAAAAATAAACAAATTAAAAAAATGATAGCCAGTTATGTTGGAGAAAATGATTTATTTGCTCAACAATACCTTGATAAAGAGCTGGAGGTAGAATTTACCCCTCAAGGCACTTTAGCAGAAAAAATTAGAGCAGGAGGCGCTGGCATTGCGGGTTTTTACACCCCTACCGGAGTAGGAACTTTAGTGGCTCAAGGTAAAGAGGTAAAACAATTTAACGGACGCGATTATCTTTTAGAAACGGCCTTAACGGGAGACTTTGCTTTAATTAAAGCTTGGAAGGGCGACACCTTTGGTAATTTAATTTTTAATAAAACGGCCAGAAATTTTAACCCTATGATGGCCATGGCAGGAAAGATTAGCATTGTAGAGGTAGAAGAACTTGTTTCTGTGGGCGAATTAGACCCCGACCACATTCACACCTCGGGAGTATTTGTACAACGCATTTTTCAAGGTAAAAACTACGAAAAAAGAATTGAACAAAAAACCATTAGCCAATAATTACATAACTACTATAAGGAAAATATGCCGTTAACTAAAGAACAAATTGCACAAAGAATATCTAAAGAAGTGAAAAATGGTTTTACGGTAAATTTAGGAATTGGCATTCCCACACTAGTGGCCAATTATATTACCCCCGAACAAAATGTATTTTTACAAAGCGAAAATGGCTTATTAGGAATTGGCCCCTTCCCCACCAAAGACAAAGTGGATGCCGATTTAATTAATGCCGGAAAGCAAACTGTAACCTCTACTGCTGGTGCTAGTTATTTTTCTTCCGCAGATAGCTTTGCCATGATACGCGGAGGTCATATTGATTTAAGCGTGTTAGGGGCTATGCAAGTGGATGAAAACGGCGACATTGCCAATTGGATGATTCCCAACAAAATGATTAAAGGTATGGGAGGGGCTATGGATTTAGTAGCCGGGTCAAAAAATGTTATTGTGGCCATGCAACATACCGACAGAAAAGGAAATCCTAAAATTTTAAAAAAATGTAACCTCCCCTTAACAGGATTAAATTGTATTCATAAAATCGTTAGTGACTTGGCGGTAATGAGCATCACCTCTAAAGGCATTGTTGTGGAAGAAATCATAGAGGGTATGAGTTTTGAAGAATTACAAAATGTAACAGAGGCAAAGTTAACTGCGAGCAAAGATATTAAGGCTATTTAATTGTTTGACATAGCTAACAAGTGGTATATATCACTATTATGCCTTCTAATTTTACTTTCAATACCTATTTAACCATCACGGGCTTATCTGGTGATGAAAATATAAAAATGCGATTAATAGAGTTGGGCTTTATTGTTGGGCATAGTTTTAAAATTATTCAACAGTTAAGTTTTGGAGAGCCTTTTATTGTAGAGGTTCAAGGCACCACTGTTGCCTTACGCAAAAGGGAATTAAAATGTCTTCAAATTCAAAAATAATAGAAAAAAATATTCCTTCTGTTTTAATGATTGGTTCTCCCAACGCAGGAAAAAGCACTTTATTTAATAAACTTACCGACAAAAGTGCAAAAACTACCAACTACCCTGGCACCACAGTAGATTATACCACAGGTTATGCTGGATCTAACTTTAATGTAAAAATTAAATTTTTAGATACTCCTGGTATTTATTCTTTGCACCCAAAAACTGCGGAAGAAGAAATTACTCATCAACTACTTTTTAAAAATACAGAAAATCAAAGTAAGAATTTAATTCTTTCTGTTGTGGACTCTACCCAATTTGTAAGACAAGTTTTAATTACTCAACAACTGATAGAGCAAGGTTTTTCGGTGATTGTAGTACTTAGCATGGTGGATATTTTAGAAAAAAATAACATTACTATTAATGTAAAAGCTCTTTCTGAAAAATTAAAATGCCCTGTGGTACCTGTAAATATAAATAATGATGCCGATATTAAAGTTTTAATAAACCAATTACACCACCAAACTATTAATTCTAATTTAGGGCCTACACAAAAAAAAGCTTTATGGAAAGAAGAAGATTATTTTAACAATTTTTCTCGCTTTCAAAAAATAGAAAAAAATCTTTTTTCCTCCTCTGTAAAAAACTATTCTGCCAATATAGATAAATATTTGCTTCACCCCATTTTAGGCCTAGTGTTTTTTATAAGTATTATGACTTTGCTTTTTGCCTCTATTTTTTGGATAGCTACACCCTTAATTGATTCCATAGATTTATTATTTGCTAACTTGGGCGAATTTATTGTCCAAATTTCCCCCGATAGTTTATGGACCGCTTTTTTAGGAGAGGGATTAATTTCTGGAGTGGGGGCATTTATGGTTTTTGTACCTCAAATTGCCATTTTATTTCTTGGTTTAGGTTTACTAGAAGACAGTGGGTATTTAGCTAGGGCCTCTAGTCTTGTTGATAAACCTTTGTCTAAATTAGGAATGAATGGTCGTTCTTTTGTTCCCATATTATCTTCGATGGCCTGTGCTGTTCCTGCTATGATGGCCGCCAGAACTATACCTAATAAAAAAGAAAAATTTTTAACTTTATTTATTTTGCCCTTAATGACATGCAGTGCCCGCATACC includes the following:
- a CDS encoding CoA transferase subunit B — its product is MPLTKEQIAQRISKEVKNGFTVNLGIGIPTLVANYITPEQNVFLQSENGLLGIGPFPTKDKVDADLINAGKQTVTSTAGASYFSSADSFAMIRGGHIDLSVLGAMQVDENGDIANWMIPNKMIKGMGGAMDLVAGSKNVIVAMQHTDRKGNPKILKKCNLPLTGLNCIHKIVSDLAVMSITSKGIVVEEIIEGMSFEELQNVTEAKLTASKDIKAI
- a CDS encoding Rieske 2Fe-2S domain-containing protein yields the protein MSTQYFPVHWNKQKKYYDFIALAFIVIYLAAYSVFSTITFPKDQQFSSIIILIRAFGSCSLILLHIILLIGPLARLNSIFAVLLYNRRHLGVMTAFLALFHGALVTFFYHSFGSINPFLSLLTSSSEYTSFTSFPFELFGLLALFVLLVLASISHDFWQKNLGRDVWKSIHMGIYFVYAFVVIHVALGVMQSEQDFIYVWIMGVGVTAVISAHLLTFWKEHSKDKQIFNQKDNWLQVCDVSNFTMNKAKMVKAPTGERIAVFKHEKGFSAVTDLCAHQGGPLSEGRVIDGCITCPWHGWQYRPEDGQSPPPFKEKVATYKTKIENNMVYVFYQPEGEGVYIDPSSFDKENITKPCLKNT
- a CDS encoding ferrous iron transporter B, translated to MSSNSKIIEKNIPSVLMIGSPNAGKSTLFNKLTDKSAKTTNYPGTTVDYTTGYAGSNFNVKIKFLDTPGIYSLHPKTAEEEITHQLLFKNTENQSKNLILSVVDSTQFVRQVLITQQLIEQGFSVIVVLSMVDILEKNNITINVKALSEKLKCPVVPVNINNDADIKVLINQLHHQTINSNLGPTQKKALWKEEDYFNNFSRFQKIEKNLFSSSVKNYSANIDKYLLHPILGLVFFISIMTLLFASIFWIATPLIDSIDLLFANLGEFIVQISPDSLWTAFLGEGLISGVGAFMVFVPQIAILFLGLGLLEDSGYLARASSLVDKPLSKLGMNGRSFVPILSSMACAVPAMMAARTIPNKKEKFLTLFILPLMTCSARIPVYALIISFLFFGESVFLAGFILALLYFSGLVIGGLTASIINRFLSQKQNSFFIMELPSYKLPNFKKVVKQMLIRTNSFIKNAGPIILVLSIIIWGASTFPNYKIKNTNERFHKSYAAQVGKVIEPIFKPMGADWRVGLGILSSFAAREVFVSTLASVFNITEEHDTDIHQSLLSTMKTARFTNADGSVGKLIFTLPSVLALLIFFMIALQCMATVSIAKNEFGNWKVALIQLFSFNIVAYVLAVITYQGLS
- a CDS encoding ferrous iron transport protein A gives rise to the protein MPSNFTFNTYLTITGLSGDENIKMRLIELGFIVGHSFKIIQQLSFGEPFIVEVQGTTVALRKRELKCLQIQK
- a CDS encoding Rieske 2Fe-2S domain-containing protein — its product is MKKKVIAKYSEIKDRQPYYALVANVDLVIVRYDKNISVLYGRCHHRGALLADGHIKGDNLICGVHNWDYRYDTGVSEYDNSETLHKFTGGVDGDSVWVDEEEIFQWQEKNPQPYNREEYLGNYQDFHGTPEEPFNSQIQALAKNGLKKLGHHGAMSAMGVPLTELPSWKDIQFITAQLSKAPQLDDVPVGSEVVIGPKAKKPLVLKIPLFISDMSFGALSEEAKVALALGAEQSGTGICSGEGGMLPEEQAANSRYFYELASGRFGFNMDKVKQCQAFHFKGGQGAKTGTGGHLPGNKVVGKIAEVRGLQVGEDAISPARFPDWTKTKEIKAFADQVKQATGGIPIGYKLSAQHIEKDIDAALEVGVDYIILDGRGGGTGAAPTLFRDNISVPTIPALGRARRHLDSLKCKDVSLVITGGLRVAEDFTKALAMGADAIALSNSALQAIGCLGMRACHSNNCPVGIATQKVHLRERLIVQASAKRLQNYLDSSVHLMKILARACGHTHLNQFALEDLVTWKKSMHELSGVPFAGVKP
- a CDS encoding CoA transferase subunit A produces the protein MKNSSSTTSKVYENAEAAIADITSNTNILVGGFGLCGIPENLINALSKKKEITGLTCISNNAGVDDFGLGLLLKNKQIKKMIASYVGENDLFAQQYLDKELEVEFTPQGTLAEKIRAGGAGIAGFYTPTGVGTLVAQGKEVKQFNGRDYLLETALTGDFALIKAWKGDTFGNLIFNKTARNFNPMMAMAGKISIVEVEELVSVGELDPDHIHTSGVFVQRIFQGKNYEKRIEQKTISQ